In Anabrus simplex isolate iqAnaSimp1 chromosome 14, ASM4041472v1, whole genome shotgun sequence, a genomic segment contains:
- the LOC136885629 gene encoding piggyBac transposable element-derived protein 3-like, which produces MMHLAGVHVMMGVLGYPQTKMYWQRDTEVPIISKCMSRDRFFELRNFMHFVDNQGEHEGPLWKVKPFRDCVKQKCISLPRSKHVSLDEQMVPFSGKCGFRQFVPSKPNPLGLENFILAAPDGLVLDFMFYTGAGTVSIEDQKEYGLGGAIVKVLTESIPQDKTHCVYTDRFFTSVKSVDMLLQRNIYQTGTVMKNRVGSVSQKLKTDKELKRGEWEEWVREDEKMCIVKWKDNRSVLFLSSCVGSEPPTTYKRWSKEEKKKVVIPQPLIVKYYNEKMGGVDLCDRFMSYYRCYIRTNKWPVRMFNHFVDLIIVNCWIMYHKWCAGSGIIRQKRLSLMDYKMHVGKALINFKDIGYINIRKRGRPPSASTNPVDEDDDSEDDMDKQGTVKVRRVQSQPIPEVRFDNIGHLPKFVDAKNASKCRRPGCRSKTRVVCTKCGMCLCALKNNCFWHYHTK; this is translated from the coding sequence ATGATGCATTTGGCTGGTGTGCATGTGATGATGGGTGTGCTGGGTTATCCACAAACCAAAATGTACTGGCAACGTGATACTGAGGTGCCGATAATTTCTAAGTGTATGTCCAGGGATCGTTTTTTCGAACTGAGGAATTTTATGCATTTTGTTGACAATCAAGGGGAACATGAGGGACCACTCTGGAAGGTGAAACCATTTCGTGACTGCGTGAAACAAAAATGCATATCTCTCCCACGGTCAAAGCATGTATCACTTGATGAACAGATGGTGCCTTTCTCAGGCAAGTGTGGCTTTAGGCAGTTTGTCCCTTCAAAACCCAACCCATTAGGATTGGAGAATTTCATTTTGGCAGCACCAGATGGATTAGTTTTAGATTTTATGTTTTACACAGGGGCAGGTACAGTATCGATTGAGGACCAAAAAGAATATGGTCTTGGCGGTGCTATTGTCAAAGTTTTGACAGAAAGTATTCCACAAGATAAAACTCATTGTGTTTACACTGATAGGTTTTTTACCAGTGTAAAATCAGTAGACATGCTACTGCAGAGAAATATATACCAAACAGGGACTGTCATGAAAAACAGGGTGGGATCAGTGTCACAAAAACTGAAAACCGATAAGGAACTGAAAAGGGGAGAATGGGAGGAGTGGGTAAGGGAAGATGAAAAAATGTGCATTGTAAAGTGGAAGGACAACAGAAGTGTTCTTTTTCTGTCTTCATGTGTTGGCAGTGAGCCACCTACAACATACAAAAGATGGTCGAAGGAGGAAAAGAAAAAGGTTGTTATTCCTCAGCCATTGATTGTTAAATACTACAATGAAAAAATGGGTGGAGTAGACCTTTGTGATAGATTCATGTCATACTATAGGTGTTACATTCGTACCAACAAATGGCCAGTGCGTATGTTCAACCACTTTGTTGATCTTATAATTGTTAATTGTTGGATAATGTATCACAAATGGTGTGCAGGTAGTGGTATTATTAGACAAAAACGACTCTCATTAATGGATTACAAAATGCACGTAGGAAAGGCATTGATAAATTTTAAGGACATTGGTTACATAAACATTAGGAAACGAGGACGGCCTCCCTCAGCATCCACCAACCCTGTTGACGAAGATGATGACTCCGAGGATGACATGGACAAACAAGGTACGGTGAAAGTGCGAAGAGTTCAGAGCCAACCCATTCCAGAGGTTCGTTTTGACAATATAGGCCACTTACCAAAATTTGTTGATGCAAAGAATGCCTCGAAATGCAGAAGGCCTGGATGTCGTTCCAAAACGAGGGTAGTCTGTACAAAATGTGGTATGTGCCTTTGCGCTCTAAAAAACAACTGCTTTTGGCATTATCACACCAAGTAA